A region of Acidobacteriota bacterium DNA encodes the following proteins:
- the lysM gene encoding peptidoglycan-binding protein LysM → MGIFDFVVNAGKKLLGGGSKAEATPETPQPNPELAGALVKFIGDLGLEVEDLKVSVVGDVATIEGSTPSQAEREKIVLAAGNVDGVARVDDRMVVEVPEPEAVFYTVKSGDSLSKIARDHYGNAGKYPVIFEANKPMLTDPDKIYPGQVLRIPPIDG, encoded by the coding sequence ATGGGTATTTTTGATTTCGTCGTAAACGCCGGTAAGAAGCTCCTCGGTGGCGGTAGCAAGGCCGAGGCGACCCCCGAGACTCCGCAGCCGAATCCCGAGCTCGCTGGTGCGCTGGTGAAGTTCATCGGTGATCTCGGCCTGGAGGTGGAGGATCTGAAGGTCAGCGTGGTGGGTGATGTGGCGACCATCGAAGGCTCGACCCCGAGCCAGGCCGAGCGCGAGAAGATCGTTCTCGCGGCCGGAAACGTGGACGGGGTGGCGCGCGTCGACGACCGCATGGTGGTCGAGGTGCCGGAGCCGGAGGCGGTGTTCTACACGGTCAAGAGTGGCGACTCGCTCTCGAAGATCGCGCGGGATCACTACGGCAACGCCGGCAAGTACCCGGTCATCTTCGAAGCCAACAAGCCCATGCTGACCGATCCGGACAAGATCTACCCGGGTCAGGTTCTTCGCATTCCGCCGATCGACGGCTGA
- a CDS encoding DUF4332 domain-containing protein, with translation MTYRIEKIEGIGEVHGATLMAAGIETTEDLLRRAGTRTGRKALAQSSGLSEKQILKWVNLADLMRITGVGPQFSELLEASGVDTVKELRNRNPESLATTLAQVQRKYRIARTAPPGTRVRRWIAQAKQLEPAVAH, from the coding sequence ATGACGTATCGAATCGAAAAAATCGAAGGAATCGGCGAAGTGCACGGTGCCACGCTGATGGCGGCGGGAATCGAGACCACCGAGGATCTCCTGCGGCGGGCCGGAACGCGGACGGGTCGGAAGGCCTTGGCCCAGAGCTCTGGCCTGTCGGAGAAGCAGATTCTGAAGTGGGTCAACCTCGCTGACCTGATGCGAATCACCGGCGTCGGCCCGCAGTTCAGCGAGCTTCTCGAAGCCTCCGGGGTCGATACCGTGAAGGAGTTGCGGAACCGTAACCCGGAGAGTCTGGCGACGACCCTGGCGCAGGTCCAGCGGAAGTACCGCATCGCGCGCACGGCGCCGCCGGGAACGCGGGTTCGGCGCTGGATCGCCCAGGCGAAGCAGCTCGAGCCGGCGGTCGCGCACTGA